A single window of Bombus pascuorum chromosome 1, iyBomPasc1.1, whole genome shotgun sequence DNA harbors:
- the LOC132916036 gene encoding cytosolic endo-beta-N-acetylglucosaminidase-like, translated as MKGGCLEDRFIYGSESYDSYLFYHWSVIDTFVYFSHHFITVPPFGWINVAHNHGVKVLGTVITEREGIWDVILESQEEVRRFADALILVAKFYKFDCWLLNIENTIKSEQVNNVIYFVKYLTENIHEAIRNSEIIWYDSVTNEGKLNWQNELNSKNIYFFLNCDGIYLNYNWTKSQLENSLALAKNHGRDIHDIYVGLDIWGRGCPSGGGFNSTYALQKIRH; from the exons atgaaaggtggctgcctagaagacag atttatatatggatcagaatcttatgattcttacctattttatcactggagtgttattgacacgtttgtgtattttagtcatcatttcataactgtgcccccttttggatggattaatgtagcacataatcatggtgtaaaagttcttggtactgtaattacggaaagagaaggtatctgggatgttatacttgaatctcaggaagaagtaagaagatttgcagatgcactaatacttgttgcaaaattttataagtttgattgctggttattaaatattgaaaataccattaaaagtgagcaagttaataatgtaatttattttgtaaaatatctgacagaaaatattcatgaagcaattagaaattctgaaattatatggtacgatagcgtaaccaatgaaggaaaattaaattggcaaaatgagcttaaTAGTAAAAACAT atatttctttttaaactgcgatggcatttacttgaattataactggacgAAATCACAATTGGAAAACAGTTTGGCACTTGCAAAAAATCACGGCagagatattcatgatatttatgtaggacTTGATATTTGGGGAAGAGGTTGTCCTAGtggtggtggatttaattcaacatat gctttacaaaaaatacgacacTAA